The proteins below are encoded in one region of Sphaerodactylus townsendi isolate TG3544 linkage group LG06, MPM_Stown_v2.3, whole genome shotgun sequence:
- the LOC125435433 gene encoding calmodulin-like encodes MAHRFSEEQLAIVKEVFSHFDTDGNGTVTPEELGTALRSLEHILLHLGEKFTDEKMEHMIKEADVDGDGKVNYEEFIKMLAEL; translated from the coding sequence ATGGCTCACCGGTTCTCCGAAGAACAACTCGCCATCGTCAAAGAGGTCTTCTCGCACTTCGACACAGATGGCAACGGCACCGTCACCCCGGAGGAGTTGGGGACAGCCCTGCGCTCCTTAGAGCATATTTTACTCCACCTCGGAGAGAAGTTCACGGATGAGAAGATGGAGCACATGATCAAGGAGGCTGACGTGGACGGGGACGGGAAGGTGAACTACGAGGAGTTCATCAAGATGTTGGCGGAGCTGTGA